From Agrobacterium tumefaciens, a single genomic window includes:
- a CDS encoding ribokinase, whose protein sequence is MIITFGSINVDFVYEVEDMPQPGQTLLARRFRTEAGGKGANQALAAARDGAEVVMVGAVGQDGLAEIGLQNLKTATDISRVATLREPTGNASIHIDAKGRNMIVVAAGANLAVSSDSVEEDMLQRANIVLMQMENDVAEVEKLIRRTHASSATSILNLAPAFPLSEEVLSLCDLIVVNEDEAEALAGWLGCGVSAEDLSARLGTGVLRTLGGDGAEAVAFGDKVRVAAMSIDVKDTTAAGDCFVGVLASALDRGLSLKEAMLRASIAAGLACSRPGSQSSLPERDETDRVII, encoded by the coding sequence ATGATCATCACCTTCGGCTCAATCAATGTCGACTTCGTGTACGAGGTCGAGGACATGCCGCAGCCGGGCCAGACGCTGCTTGCCAGACGCTTCCGCACGGAAGCCGGTGGCAAAGGGGCCAATCAGGCACTTGCTGCAGCCCGCGACGGGGCGGAGGTGGTGATGGTGGGTGCTGTCGGCCAGGATGGTCTGGCAGAGATCGGCCTGCAGAACCTCAAAACGGCAACGGATATCAGCCGTGTGGCCACTCTTCGCGAACCGACTGGCAATGCCTCGATCCATATCGACGCCAAGGGGCGGAATATGATTGTGGTCGCAGCTGGTGCCAACCTGGCGGTTTCTTCCGATAGCGTGGAGGAGGACATGCTGCAGCGGGCGAATATCGTGCTCATGCAAATGGAAAACGATGTGGCGGAAGTGGAAAAGCTCATCCGCCGCACGCATGCCTCCAGTGCCACCTCAATCCTCAACCTCGCACCGGCATTTCCCTTGTCGGAAGAGGTTCTCTCTTTGTGCGATCTGATCGTCGTCAATGAAGACGAAGCCGAGGCTTTGGCGGGTTGGCTCGGCTGCGGTGTATCGGCAGAGGACTTGTCCGCGCGCCTTGGTACCGGTGTCCTGCGTACACTTGGCGGTGACGGCGCCGAAGCCGTCGCGTTTGGCGACAAGGTGCGGGTCGCGGCCATGTCGATTGATGTGAAAGACACGACGGCGGCAGGCGATTGTTTTGTTGGTGTCCTTGCCTCGGCGCTTGATCGCGGCCTTTCGCTGAAAGAGGCCATGCTGCGCGCCTCGATTGCAGCGGGTTTGGCGTGCTCGCGGCCTGGAAGCCAGAGCAGTCTTCCTGAGCGAGACGAGACGGACAGGGTCATCATCTGA
- a CDS encoding ABC transporter ATP-binding protein has product MTKPILSISNLNTAFRVGGEWRNVVHDVSFDIAPKETVAVVGESGSGKSVTAMSIMRLLSPGNSRVTGKIEFEGKDLLSIPLGDMQKIRGNRIGMIFQEPMTSLNPVLKIGEQITEVLRQHRGMSEAQAQAEAVRLLEKVRIPSAKSRLNEYPMNFSGGMRQRVVIAIALACDPKLLIADEPTTALDVTIQAQILELIKTLQEEEGMSVLFITHDMGVVAEISDRTVVMYRGEQVETGTTHDLFAGAKHPYTRALLSAVPQLGSMTGKDRPLRFPQVDMATGEIQPVKPTEDTVKRDQPPILKVDNLVTRFPIKKGFLRKTIGRIHAVEGVSLELRQGETLSLVGESGCGKSTTGRSIIRLTDAVSGEVQIDGKNVLKAGKTDLANIRREAQMIFQDPFESLNPRIRVGQAIAEPIITHGLAPASQARQRVGELLERVGLSASMADRFPHEFSGGQRQRVCIARALALEPKLLIADESVSALDVSVKAQVINLMLDLQEKYGLGYLFISHDMAVVERISHRVAVMYLGEIVEIGPRQAVFENPQHEYTKRLMAAVPIADPSRRQTRRISNDEIKSPFRAADYVPPKRTYEEAGEGHFVQIA; this is encoded by the coding sequence ATGACCAAACCTATTCTTTCGATTTCCAACCTCAATACGGCATTCCGTGTTGGTGGTGAGTGGCGCAACGTCGTGCATGATGTCAGCTTCGATATCGCGCCGAAGGAAACCGTTGCCGTCGTCGGCGAATCCGGTTCCGGCAAGAGCGTGACTGCCATGTCTATCATGCGGCTCCTGTCGCCAGGCAACTCGCGCGTCACCGGCAAGATCGAATTCGAGGGCAAGGATCTTCTGTCGATCCCGCTCGGCGACATGCAGAAAATCCGCGGCAACCGCATCGGCATGATCTTCCAGGAGCCGATGACGTCGCTCAATCCGGTGCTGAAGATCGGTGAGCAGATCACCGAGGTGCTGCGTCAGCATCGCGGCATGTCGGAAGCGCAGGCACAGGCGGAAGCCGTGCGGCTTCTCGAAAAAGTCCGCATTCCCTCGGCCAAGTCGCGTCTCAACGAATACCCGATGAACTTTTCGGGCGGCATGCGTCAACGCGTCGTCATCGCCATTGCGCTTGCCTGCGATCCCAAGTTGCTGATCGCCGATGAACCGACGACCGCGCTCGACGTGACCATCCAGGCGCAGATCCTCGAGCTGATCAAGACGTTGCAGGAAGAAGAGGGCATGTCTGTTCTCTTCATCACTCACGACATGGGTGTTGTTGCGGAAATCTCCGACCGGACGGTGGTGATGTATCGTGGCGAGCAGGTCGAGACCGGCACGACGCACGATCTCTTCGCGGGTGCCAAGCATCCCTACACCCGCGCCCTTTTGTCGGCCGTTCCGCAGCTCGGCTCAATGACCGGGAAGGACCGTCCGTTGCGGTTCCCGCAGGTCGACATGGCAACCGGCGAAATCCAGCCGGTCAAGCCCACTGAAGATACGGTCAAGCGCGACCAGCCGCCGATCCTCAAGGTCGATAATCTCGTCACGCGCTTTCCGATCAAGAAGGGGTTCCTGCGCAAGACCATCGGTCGCATTCATGCGGTCGAGGGCGTTTCGCTGGAACTGCGTCAGGGAGAAACTCTGTCTCTGGTCGGCGAATCCGGTTGCGGGAAGTCAACGACCGGTCGATCGATCATCCGTCTGACCGATGCGGTTTCAGGCGAAGTCCAGATTGACGGCAAGAACGTATTGAAAGCTGGAAAGACCGATCTTGCCAATATCCGTCGCGAAGCGCAGATGATCTTTCAGGACCCGTTCGAAAGTCTCAATCCGCGCATTCGTGTCGGTCAGGCGATTGCCGAACCGATCATCACCCATGGTCTGGCGCCAGCCTCGCAAGCGCGTCAGCGTGTTGGGGAACTTCTCGAACGTGTCGGTCTCTCCGCGTCGATGGCGGATCGTTTCCCGCACGAGTTTTCCGGTGGCCAGCGTCAGCGCGTGTGTATCGCCCGCGCCCTCGCGCTGGAACCAAAGCTCCTGATTGCCGACGAATCCGTGTCCGCGCTCGACGTGTCGGTCAAGGCTCAGGTCATCAATCTGATGCTCGACCTGCAGGAAAAATACGGTCTCGGCTATCTGTTCATCAGCCATGACATGGCGGTTGTCGAGCGCATCAGCCACCGTGTCGCCGTCATGTATCTCGGCGAAATTGTCGAGATCGGCCCGCGTCAGGCCGTTTTTGAAAACCCGCAGCACGAATATACCAAACGTCTGATGGCCGCGGTTCCGATTGCAGATCCATCGCGTCGGCAGACACGCCGCATCTCTAATGACGAGATCAAGAGCCCGTTCCGCGCTGCCGATTATGTGCCGCCGAAGCGGACTTACGAAGAAGCCGGCGAAGGCCACTTCGTTCAGATCGCGTAA
- a CDS encoding ABC transporter permease, with protein MTDNNSSTVSVHAAANSGAKSASRSPSREVLFALMRDKLALLGLVLVTVFILAAIFAPMIAPQNPYDLAQLDILDGRLPPGSESMAGMTYLIGTDTQGRDLFSAILYGLRTSILVGLSSAAIALVIGASIGLTSAYVGGRLDSILMRIVDIQLSFPAILIALIFLAILGQGVDKIILALVVTQWAYYARTIRGSALVERKRAYVDAARSMALPDRSILFRHILPNCLPPLIVVATMRVAYAIMLEATLSFLGIGLPVTEPSLGLLISNGFEYLLSGDYWISFFPGIALLLLIVAINLIGDSLRDILNPRREG; from the coding sequence ATGACCGACAACAACAGCTCGACCGTTTCGGTCCATGCCGCTGCAAACAGCGGCGCAAAATCCGCCTCGCGTTCGCCATCGCGTGAAGTTCTTTTTGCCCTGATGCGTGACAAGCTGGCGCTGCTTGGTCTCGTATTGGTGACGGTGTTCATTCTCGCCGCCATCTTTGCTCCGATGATTGCGCCGCAGAACCCTTATGATCTGGCGCAGCTCGATATTCTCGATGGTCGCCTGCCGCCCGGTTCGGAAAGCATGGCGGGTATGACCTACCTGATCGGTACCGACACGCAGGGCCGTGACCTGTTCAGTGCCATTCTCTACGGCTTGCGAACCAGTATTCTCGTGGGTCTTTCCAGTGCGGCGATCGCACTTGTCATCGGTGCATCGATCGGTCTGACCAGCGCCTATGTCGGCGGCCGGCTGGACTCGATCCTGATGCGTATCGTCGACATTCAGCTTAGCTTCCCGGCCATTCTGATTGCGCTCATCTTCCTCGCCATTCTCGGCCAGGGCGTCGACAAGATCATTCTGGCGCTGGTGGTCACGCAGTGGGCCTATTATGCCCGTACGATCCGCGGCTCCGCCCTGGTTGAGCGCAAGCGGGCTTACGTCGATGCAGCCCGTTCGATGGCGTTGCCGGACCGCAGCATCCTTTTCCGGCATATTCTGCCCAACTGCCTGCCGCCGCTGATCGTCGTCGCCACCATGCGCGTCGCCTATGCCATCATGCTGGAGGCAACGCTCTCGTTCCTGGGCATCGGCTTGCCGGTCACCGAACCCTCGCTTGGCCTGCTGATTTCGAATGGCTTCGAGTACCTGCTGTCCGGCGACTACTGGATCAGCTTCTTCCCGGGCATCGCCCTTCTGTTGCTCATCGTCGCGATCAACCTGATCGGCGATTCCCTGCGCGACATCCTCAATCCGCGTCGTGAGGGCTAA